One genomic region from Xenopus laevis strain J_2021 chromosome 2L, Xenopus_laevis_v10.1, whole genome shotgun sequence encodes:
- the XB6001422.L gene encoding putative protein FAM172B, producing MEGLLRFKTHLENSINTDDLEYYFNENGELRHMLTKKPFVYNYYKKEYERNHKRYKMLGDLITLYVYELLEKECNLERIPIPIDAKEEEPKSFFFMSKEGLSVPTSLLVLLQDKGVIRAGQWGQKVIFHHSLEKGTQIPYINTALREYGALIILNPNDNFVEMKEEPHLIIKKEEDISMSLPCDGSDLLRTGRKMLIPKRCCSSPEEHTGYVWDNFISTSAATNVAFIAHGYGGLVFLDLLCKKRKEVMSKVCAVAFIDSRHHSQHQARTDPEIQSWMHANCRSWVLSTKPLDRPTGSLLKLDCPKVSAGTENHELAPYKSLSSVFRFLTRSSKNRRSSTLPSRTIQTTPYKKKLK from the coding sequence TTCAAAACGCATCTTGAAAATTCCATAAATACGGACGATCTGGAGTACTATTTCAATGAAAATGGTGAGCTGAGGCACATGCTTACAAAAAAACCATTTGTCTATAATTATTACAAGAAGGAATATGAGAGGAACCATAAACGTTATAAAATGCTTGGAGATTTGATAACCCTTTATGTCTATGAACTTCTTGAAAAAGAATGCAATCTTGAAAGGATTCCCATTCCGATTGATGCTAAAGAAGAAGAACCAAAGTCATTTTTCTTTATGAGTAAGGAAGGCTTGAGTGTGCCGACAAGCCTACTTGTCCTTCTTCAAGACAAAGGTGTTATTCGAGCTGGGCAGTGGGGGCAAAAGGTTATCTTTCACCATTCTCTAGAAAAGGGAACACAAATCCCATATATTAACACTGCACTGAGGGAGTATGGGGCTTTGATTATCTTAAATCCAAATGACAATTTTGTTGAAATGAAAGAAGAACCTCACTTGATTATTAAAAAGGAAGAAGATATATCTATGTCTTTACCCTGTGATGGGAGTGATTTGCTTAGAACAGGCAGAAAGATGCTTATCCCTAAAAGATGTTGTAGTTCTCCAGAAGAGCATACTGGTTATGTTTGGGACAATTTCATTTCAACAAGTGCAGCTACGAATGTGGCTTTTATTGCACATGGCTATGGGGGGCTAGTCTTCCTTGATCTTTTGtgcaagaaaagaaaagaggttATGAGCAAAGTGTGTGCAGTAGCATTCATAGACTCGAGACACCATTCTCAACATCAGGCCAGGACTGATCCTGAAATACAGAGCTGGATGCACGCAAACTGCCGAAGCTGGGTGCTTAGCACCAAACCATTAGATAGACCTACTGGGTCCTTACTGAAACTTGACTGCCCCAAGGTGTCTGCTGGAACAGAAAACCATGAACTTGCACCCTATAAAAGCCTCTCATCTGTCTTCAGATTCCTTACCAGGTCCTCAAAAAACCGAAGAAGTTCAACACTCCCATCACGAACAATCCAAACTACTCCTtacaaaaagaaattaaaataa